In one window of Ruminococcus hominis DNA:
- a CDS encoding signal peptidase I, with protein sequence MKTLKRIGTIVISVILWAIILLAALYAFTTMATKDDQSVSRILGYTPMTVESDSMKPTFCKGDLIFIKKCDTSKLKEGDIITFHTIIDNQYALNTHRIQKIDEVNGVRSYTTIGDNNNGVADQHVISDGDIVGKYVGHISNLGKVMSFLSSSMGFLIVIVLPMLLFFIYQVYNLIMISIRLKKAIAVENAEELAKAGLNKADVEQAAKDKDEAQAALEEAKRLREEAEAIRAKAEKELEKAKQDEDKNGEE encoded by the coding sequence ATGAAGACACTAAAACGAATAGGCACAATTGTGATCAGTGTGATTCTATGGGCAATCATTTTGCTCGCTGCACTGTATGCATTTACAACAATGGCGACAAAGGATGACCAGAGTGTATCAAGAATTCTTGGATATACACCGATGACTGTTGAGTCGGATTCTATGAAACCAACATTTTGCAAAGGCGATTTGATTTTCATAAAAAAATGTGATACTTCAAAGTTGAAAGAAGGAGATATCATCACATTTCACACAATTATTGATAATCAGTATGCACTCAACACTCACCGTATCCAGAAGATTGACGAGGTCAATGGTGTCAGAAGCTACACCACGATTGGTGATAACAACAATGGTGTTGCCGACCAGCATGTGATTTCAGATGGAGATATTGTTGGTAAATATGTCGGACACATTTCTAACCTTGGTAAAGTTATGAGCTTCCTTTCAAGCAGTATGGGATTCTTAATCGTAATCGTGTTACCGATGCTTCTGTTCTTTATTTATCAGGTATATAACCTGATTATGATCAGTATTCGTCTGAAAAAAGCGATTGCGGTAGAGAATGCGGAAGAACTTGCAAAAGCAGGATTAAATAAAGCAGATGTTGAGCAGGCTGCGAAGGATAAAGATGAGGCACAGGCAGCGCTTGAAGAGGCGAAGAGATTGAGAGAAGAAGCAGAAGCGATTCGCGCAAAAGCAGAAAAAGAGCTTGAGAAAGCGAAGCAGGATGAAGATAAGAACGGGGAGGAATAA